One segment of Manihot esculenta cultivar AM560-2 chromosome 4, M.esculenta_v8, whole genome shotgun sequence DNA contains the following:
- the LOC110613693 gene encoding xanthoxin dehydrogenase, with translation MATIDSTLSSQRLIGKVALVTGGATGIGESIARVFHKHGAKVCIADLQGNLGQNVCESLGGDPNTCYFHCDVAIEDEVQSAIDFTVHKFGTLDIMVNNAGLTGPPCPDIRNLDLSDFEKVFDVNVKGTFLGMKHAARIMIPLRKGSIISLCSVAGTIGGLGPHAYTGSKHAVLGLTRNVAAELGKHGIRVNCVSPYAVPTGLALAHLPEEERTEDAMIGFRGFVGRIANLQGVELTADDVANAVLFLASEEARYISGADIVVDGGFTVANHLFRAFR, from the exons ATGGCCACAATCGACTCAACTCTTTCATCCCAAAG GTTAATTGGAAAGGTTGCATTGGTAACTGGTGGAGCCACAGGGATAGGAGAGAGCATCGCTCGTGTATTCCACAAGCATGGAGCAAAAGTTTGTATAGCAGATTTGCAAGGCAACCTTGGGCAAAACGTCTGTGAATCTCTTGGTGGTGACCCAAACACTTGTTATTTCCATTGCGATGTCGCAATAGAAGATGAGGTTCAAAGTGCCATTGATTTTACAGTACATAAATTTGGAACATTGGATATTATGGTAAACAATGCAGGGTTGACAGGTCCACCCTGCCCAGACATCCGGAACTTAGACTTATCTGATTTCGAGAAGGTGTTCGATGTAAATGTGAAGGGCACATTTCTTGGAATGAAGCATGCAGCGAGAATTATGATCCCATTAAGAAAGGGTTCGATTATTTCTCTCTGCAGCGTTGCAGGCACCATAGGGGGACTCGGACCCCATGCATATACAGGATCAAAGCATGCAGTTTTGGGACTGACCAGAAATGTTGCAGCTGAGCTAGGTAAACATGGGATACGTGTGAACTGTGTATCTCCTTATGCAGTTCCAACAGGCTTGGCCTTGGCTCATTTGCCTGAAGAGGAGAGAACTGAGGATGCAATGATAGGTTTTCGTGGTTTTGTTGGGAGAATTGCTAACTTGCAAGGAGTGGAATTGACAGCTGATGATGTAGCTAATGCCGTGCTTTTCTTGGCAAGTGAAGAAGCAAGGTACATTAGTGGGGCTGATATAGTGGTGGATGGGGGTTTCACTGTTGCGAATCATTTATTCAGGGCCTTCAGGTGA
- the LOC110613691 gene encoding RNA helicase aquarius: MTKVYGTGAYDFKRHHVAEYPVEVQTHLGDKPVESKPGSTLPNSITLSEIQRDQLTKIAAANWLQTGGTGSEEKKNDFDPELVKQIYETELKVKDGRKPVPLQRVMILEVSQYLENYLWPNFDPETATFEHVMSMILMINEKFRENVAAWLCFYDRKDVFKEFLERVIRLKEGRELSIAEKTNYLVFMINAFQSLEDEIVSETVLKLGSLQSWYSLSYGRFQMELCLNTDLIKKWKRMIKREAKEAMKQGELFDPSTSLEVKFLRNLIEEFLDVLDFQVFPHSSSLSEDGLDIGFEGVDDAAVLYCERFMEFLIDLLSQLPTRRYLRPLVADVAVVAKCHLSALYRHEKGKLFAQLVDLLQFYERFEINDHVGTQLTDDEVLQSHYDRFQAFQLLAFKKIPKLRELALSNIGAIHKRADLSKKLSVLSPEELKDLVCYKLKLVSDRDPWSKRVDFLIEVMVSFFEKQQSQKEAINALPLYPNEQIMWDESVVPSINYSGEGCLALPKLNLQFLTLHDYLLRNFNLFRLESTYEIREDIQEAVPHLLAYINNEGETAFRGWSRMAVPIKEFKITEVKQPNIGEVKPSSVTAEVTFSISSYKAQIRSEWNSLKEHDVLFLLSIRPSFEPLSAEEAGKATVPQRLGLQYVRGCEIIEIRDEEGTLMNDFTGRIKRDEWKPPKGELRTVTLALDTAQYHMDVTDIAEKGAEDVYKTFNVLMRRKPKENNFKAILESIRDLMNEYCIVPDWLHNVFLGYGNPSAAQWTNMPDLLETVDFKDTFLDADHLKESFPDYQVCFVNPDSTESLNPKPPFRIRLPRTMKGNTHAVPGNKKLSIDSMNDANMEDAGSEKEKLIVEAYIPPDPGPYPQDQPKQNSVRFTPTQIGAIISGIQPGLTMVVGPPGTGKTDTAVQILNVLYHNCPSQRTLIITHSNQALNDLFEKIMQRDVPARYLLRLGQGEQELATDLDFSRQGRVNAMLVRRLELLNEVERLARSLQLPEDVGYTCETAGYFWLLHVYSRWEQFLAACEDNKDKPTFVQDRFPFKEFFSNMPQPVLTGQSFEKDMRAAMGCFRHLKTMFQELEECRAFELLKSTADRANYLMTKQAKIVAMTCTHAALKRKDFLQLGFKYDNLLMEESAQILEIETFIPMLLQRQEDGYARLKRCILIGDHHQLPPVVKNMAFQKYSHMDQSLFTRFVRLGIPYIELNAQGRARPSIAKLYNWRYRDLGDLPYVKEGAIFHKANAGFSYEYQLVDVPDYHGRGETAPSPWFYQNEGEAEYVVSVYVYMRLLGYPANKISILTTYNGQKLLIRDVINRRCVPYDFIGPPSKVTTVDKFQGQQNDFILLSLVRTRFVGHLRDVRRLVVAMSRARLGLYVFCRRSLFEQCYELQPTFQLLLQRPDHLALNLNENLSHTERPVEDVGQPYLVSGVEEMGHIVIDKINQLYQARMMNYQFEQYYSSNTSAPANGAWDNTQHESKSEEVEEMEGIESGQNEDLPLQGKPDGERDAEMGRNDENGVPSESTNEETDKV; encoded by the exons ATGACCAAGGTGTATGGTACCGGCGCGTACGATTTCAAGCGCCACCATGTGGCCGAGTATCCGGTCGAGGTTCAAACCCACCTTGGCGACAAACCTGTCGAGTCCAAACCCGGTTCTACCCTTCCGAACTCGATAACACTCTCGGAGATTCAACGCGACCAGTTGACGAAGATTGCAGCTGCGAATTGGCTGCAGACCGGTGGTACGGGGTCCGAGGAGAAGAAGAATGATTTCGATCCTGAGCTTGTGAAGCAGATATACGAAACGGAGTTGAAGGTTAAGGACGGAAGGAAGCCCGTGCCTTTGCAGAGAGTGATGATTTTGGAGGTCAGCCAGTATTTAGAGAATTATCTGTGGCCGAATTTTGATCCAGAAACCGCGACATTTGAGCATGTTATGTCCATGATTCTTATGATAAATGAGAAG TTTCGAGAGAATGTGGCAGCTTGGTTATGTTTTTATGATCGGAAAGATGTCTTCAAGGAATTTCTGGAGAGGGTTATTCGACTGAAGGag GGGAGAGAGTTGAGTATAGCAGAGAAGACAAATTACCTAGTTTTTATGATTAATGCTTTTCAG AGTTTGGAAGATGAGATTGTCAGCGAGACAGTCCTGAAATTAGGAAGTTTACAGTCATGGTACAGTTTGTCATATGGTCGATTTCAG ATGGAGCTTTGTCTTAATACGGATTTGATCAAGAAATGGAAAAGGATGATTAAGAGGGAGGCTAAGGAGGCAATGAAGCAAGGAGAGCTTTTTGACCCCTCAACTTCTCTTGAAGTGAAGTTCTTGAGAAATCTTATTGAAGAGTTTCTTGAT gtgCTTGACTTCCAAGTTTTTCCCCATAGTAGCTCTCTTAGTGAAGATGGACTTGATATTGGTTTTGAGGGAGTTGATGATGCTGCAGTTTTATATTGTGAGAGGTTCATGGAATTTCTTATTGATCTGTTGAGCCAACTGCCAACAAGGAG GTACCTGAGGCCCCTTGTTGCTGATGTAGCTGTTGTTGCAAAATGTCATTTAAGTGCTCTTTACAGACATGAAAAGGGAAAGCTATTTGCACAGCTAGTTGACTTACTGCAATTCTATGAGCGGTTTGAGATCAACGATCATGTTGGGACACAATTGACTGATGATGAGGTGCTCCAATCTCATTATGATCGATTCCAAGCTTTTCAGCTTCTTGCCTTTAAGAAGATTCCTAAG TTGCGAGAACTTGCATTGTCTAATATTGGTGCAATTCACAAGCGAGCTGATCTCTCCAAGAAGTTGTCTGTGCTCTCTCCAGAAGAGTTAAAGGACTTGGTTTGTTATAAG CTCAAATTGGTTTCTGACAGAGACCCTTGGTCTAAAAGAGTTGATTTTCTTATTGAAGTCATGGTCTCCTTCTTTGAGAAACAGCAGTCTCAGAAAGAAGCTATTAATGCTCTTCCGCTCTACCCAAATGAGCAGATCATGTGGGATGAAAGTGTCGTACCAAGCATTAATTACTCTGGAGAAGGCTGCCTGGCACTCCCAAAACTTAATCTGCAATTCCTAACTCTACATGATTACCTTCTAAGAAATTTCAATCTCTTCCGGCTCGAGTCTACATATGAGATCCGTGAGGACATTCAGGAAGCTGTTCCACACCTCCTTGCGTACATCAATAATGAAGGAGAAACTGCATTTCGTGGTTGGTCAAGAATGGCTGTgccaataaaagaatttaagatTACTGAGGTCAAACAGCCAAATATTGGTGAAGTCAAGCCCTCATCTGTTACAGCTGAAGTTACTTTTAGCATTTCTAGTTACAAAGCACAAATAAGATCAGAGTGGAATTCCCTGAAGGAGCATGATGttctatttttgctttcaattcgTCCTTCATTTGAGCCTCTTAGTGCTGAGGAAGCTGGGAAGGCTACTGTGCCACAGCGGCTTGGTCTCCAGTATGTACGGGGATGTGAAATTATTGAGATTCGTGATGAGGAGGGAACGCTCATGAATGATTTCACTGGAAGAATTAAAAGGGATGAGTGGAAGCCACCAAAAGGTGAACTCAGAACTGTGACTCTTGCTTTAGATACAGCACAATACCACATGGATGTTACTGATATAGCAGAGAAAGGTGCAGAAGATGTTTATAAGACATTTAATGTATTGATGAGGAGGAAACCTAAGGAAAATAACTTCAAAGCAATTTTAGAATCCATAAGAGATCTCATGAATGAATATTGCATTGTTCCTGACTGGTTGCACAATGTATTTCTCGGCTATGGGAATCCTTCTGCAGCACAGTGGACCAATATGCCTGATCTTCTTGAAACAGTAGACTTCAAGGATACTTTCCTTGATGCAGACCATTTAAAGGAGAGTTTTCCAGATTACCAG GTATGTTTTGTGAATCCAGACAGTACAGAGAGCTTGAATCCAAAACCTCCTTTTCGAATTAGGCTTCCTAGAACAATGAAAGGCAACACTCATGCAGTCCCAGGAAATAAGAAATTAAGTATTGATTCAATGAATGATGCCAACATGGAGGATGCCGGAAGTGAGAAAGAAAAACTTATTGTTGAGGCATATATTCCTCCTGATCCAGGGCCATATCCCCAAGATCAGCCAAAACAGAATTCAGTCAGATTTACACCCACACAG ATTGGAGCGATCATATCTGGTATCCAGCCGGGACTAACTATGGTTGTTGGACCACCTGGTACGGGAAAGACTGATACAGCTGTGcaaattttgaatgttctcTATCACAATTGCCCTTCTCAAAGAACATTAATAATCACTCATTCAAATCAGGCTCTAAATGATCTTTTTGAGAAGATAATGCAG AGAGATGTACCTGCACGCTATCTTCTTCGACTGGGTCAGGGTGAACAAGAACTAGCAACTGATCTTGATTTCAGCAGGCAAGGTCGTGTTAATGCAATGCTTGTTCGACGGTTAGAACTACTAAATGAAGTGGAGAGGCTTGCAAGATCACTCCAACTTCCTGAGGATGTTGGTTATACTTGTGAAACTGCTGGGTACTTTTGGTTGCTTCATGTATACTCCCGTTGGGAACAATTCCTTGCTGCTTGTGAGGATAACAAAGATAAACCGACATTTGTTCAGGATCGTTTTCCCTTTAAGGAATTCTTTTCCAACATGCCTCAGCCAGTTCTTACAGGTCAGTCATTTGAGAAAGACATGCGGGCAGCTATGGGGTGCTTTCGACATCTCAAGACTATGTTCCAAGAACTAGAAGAATGTAGGGCCTTTGAACTGCTTAAATCAACAGCTGATCGAGCAAATTATCTTATGACCAAGCAAGCCAAGATAGTGGCAATGACGTGCACCCATGCAGCACTGAAAAGGAAGGACTTTCTTCAGTTAGGTTTCAAGTATGACAACTTGTTGATGGAAGAAAGTGCTCAAATTTTGGAGATTGAAACCTTTATCCCAATGTTGCTGCAGAGGCAGGAGGATGGCTATGCACGGCTAAAGCGCTGCATACTGATTGGAGATCATCATCAGTTACCCCCAGTTGTAAAGAATATGGCTTTTCAAAAATATAGCCATATGGACCAGAGTTTATTTACCAGGTTTGTACGTCTGGGTATTCCTTACATTGAACTCAATGCCCAGGGTAGAGCCAGGCCAAGCATAGCCAAACTTTATAATTGGAGGTACCGGGATTTGGGGGACCTTCCTTATGTGAAAGAGGGGGCCATCTTCCATAAAGCTAATGCTGGATTCTCCTATGAATATCAGTTGGTGGATGTGCCTGATTACCATGGCAGAGGTGAGACTGCGCCTTCTCCTTGGTTCTACCAGAACGAGGGAGAGGCTGAATATGTTGTCAGCGTCTATGTCTACATGCGTTTATTAGGATATCCTGCGAACAAGATTTCAATATTGACTACTTACAATGGCCAGAAGCTTCTTATTCGTGATGTTATTAATAGACGATGTGTTCCATATGACTTCATTGGACCACCTAGTAAG GTTACAACAGTTGATAAGTTTCAAGGGCAGCAGAAtgattttattttgctttctctTGTACGTACTCGCTTTGTGGGTCACCTTCGTGATGTTAGAAGATTGGTTGTTGCCATGTCTCGTGCTCGACTTGGACTTTATGTTTTCTGCCGACGTTCTCTATTTGAACAATGCTACGAATTGCAACCTACATTTCAACTTTTGCTTCAGAGACCAGACCACCTTGCACTGAATTTGAATGAGAATTTGTCACACACAGAACGTCCTGTTGAAGATGTTGGACAACCCTATCTTGTCTCTGGCGTTGAGGAAATGGGCCACATCGTAATTGATAAAATCAATCAATTGTATCAG GCAAGGATGATGAACTATCAGTTTGAGCAGTATTATTCATCTAATACGTCTGCACCTGCAAATGGTGCCTGGGATAATACGCAGCATGAAAGCAAGTCAGAGGAAGTTGAAGAGATGGAAGGCATTGAAAGTGGTCAAAATGAGGATTTGCCTCTTCAGGGCAAACCAGATGGGGAAAGGGATGCAGAAATGGGTAGAAATGATGAAAATGGTGTACCATCTGAAAGCACAAATGAGGAAACAGACAAAGTTTAG
- the LOC110612781 gene encoding U-box domain-containing protein 44, translating into MQTCESRSFSEEEVASLANNSESDKEGFTEFALLLDKFTPILIELKENGKVMDRPPVRAAVDSLENELRRAKELIKSTGNSKSPIKQMEYMTQDLGRSLGLVLFASIDVSREIKEKVSALHKELMSAKFITSLSTSPCPSPRPSQEYGSVSEMDSEREIEEETVTLSTEDVVLQLKYGNDEEFKLALWGLRDIINDQSIDKEWINNEGVIPILFNRLGSSKPRSRLTIIQMLRILASVNTENKEKMADVGSLSLLVKSLTRDVDERREAVGLLLELTEISAVQRRIGRIQGCIVMLVSMLNGDDPTACHDAGKLLVALSNNTQNALHMAEAGYFKPLVRYLKEGSDMGKILMATAISRIELTDQSRASLGEEGAIEPLVKMFKTGKLEAKLSALNALQNLSMLTENIQRLISSGIVVPLLQLLFSVTSVLMTLREPASAILARIAQSESILVNKDVAQQMLSLLNLSSPVIQFHLLQALNSIASHSRASKVRKKMEESGAVQLLLPFLTESNLKNRTAALNLLYTLSKDSPEELMEQLGEYQLNNIVNIICSSTSEGEKAAAIGILSNFPISKKKATDVLKKSNLLPILVSIMSSSESTSMPRTNWLMECIAGLFIRFTVASDKKLQLLSAELGVIPLLVKLLSSGSVVAKCRAATSLAQLSQNSLALRKSRKSRWTCIPHSAEAFCEVHDGYCIVKNTFCLVKAGAVSPLIKILEREEREADEAVLDALATLLQDEIWENGSNYIARMSVFQAIIKVLESGNVKAQEKALWILERIFRIEEHRTQYGESAQVVLIDLAQNGDPRLKSLVAKVLAQLELLQPQSSYF; encoded by the exons atgcaaacatgtgAGAGCAGAAGCTTTTCAGAAGAAGAGGTTGCCTCACTAGCAAACAACTCTGAATCCGATAAAGAAGGTTTTACTGAATTTGCACTTCTGCTTGACAAGTTCACCCCAATTCTCATAGAATTAAAGGAAAATGGTAAGGTCATGGATAGACCACCAGTTAGAGCAGCAGTTGATTCACTTGAAAATGAGCTTAGGCGTGCTAAGGAGTTGATTAAAAGCACTGGCAATTCAAAATCACCCATAAAGCAAATGGAGTACATGACTCAAGATCTTGGGAGATCTTTAGGCCTTGTGCTCTTTGCAAGTATTGATGTATCTCGAGAAATCAAAGAAAAGGTTTCAGCACTGCATAAAGAATTGATGAGTGCCAAGTTTATTACCAGTTTAAGTACAAGTCCGTGTCCTAGTCCAAGACCAAGTCAAGAATATGGGTCTGTAAGTGAAATGGACTCTGAGAGAGAAATTGAGGAAGAAACTGTTACTCTTAGTACCGAAGATGTAGTACTGCAACTCAAGTATGGCAATGATGAAGAGTTTAAGCTTGCACTTTGGGGATTGCGTGATATTATTAATGATCAATCTATTGATAAAGAGTGGATTAATAATGAAGGAGTTATTCCAATTCTGTTTAATCGGTTAGGTTCGAGCAAGCCTCGCAGCCGGTTGACTATCATTCAAATGCTAAGAATCCTTGCTTCTGTCAATACTGAAAACAAG GAAAAGATGGCAGATGTTGGATCCTTATCACTGTTGGTGAAGTCTTTGACGCGAGATGTGGATGAGCGGAGGGAAGCTGTAGGCCTTTTGTTGGAACTCACGGAGATCTCTGCAGTCCAGCGGCGTATTGGAAGAATTCAAGGGTGTATTGTTATGCTAGTCTCTATGCTTAATGGGGATGACCCAACTGCTTGTCATGATGCTGGAAAGTTGTTGGTTGCATTGTCAAACAATACTCAAAATGCACTTCATATGGCTGAGGCTGGTTACTTTAAGCCTTTAGTGCGTTATCTAAAGGAAG GCTCTGATATGGGTAAAATCCTCATGGCGACAGCAATTTCAAGAATTGAGCTCACAGATCAAAGTAGAGCTTCCCTTGGTGAAGAAGGGGCAATTGAACCCCTAGTCAAAATGTTTAAAACTGGAAAGCTTGAAGCCAAGTTATCTGCATTAAATGCATTGCAAAATTTATCAATGTTGACGGAAAATATACAGCGTCTAATCAGTTCAGGCATTGTAGTACCATTGCTTCAGCTGCTATTCTCTGTGACATCTGTGCTCATGACTCTTCGGGAGCCAGCATCAGCCATACTCGCAAGGATAGCTCAATCCGAATCTATTCTGGTTAACAAAGATGTTGCTCAGCAGATGCTCTCACTTTTGAATCTGTCTAGTCCAGTAATTCAGTTTCATCTCTTACAAGCACTCAATAGTATTGCTTCCCATTCTAGGGCATCCAAAGTAAGGAAAAAGATGGAGGAAAGTGGTGCAGTCCAGCTTCTGCTGCCCTTCCTGACAGAAAGTAATCTGAAAAACAGAACTGCTGCCTTGAATTTGCTTTACACTCTATCTAAAGATTCACCAGAAGAATTGATGGAACAACTCGGAGAATATCAACTTAATAACATTGTAAATATTATCTGTTCATCAACATCTGAGGGTGAAAAAGCTGCTGCAATTGGAATACTGAGCAATTTTCCCATTAGTAAAAAGAAAGCAACAGATGTACTTAAGAAATCTAACTTGCTGCCTATCCTGGTCTCAATAATGAGTTCAAGTGAATCAACTTCAATGCCCAGAACAAACTGGTTAATGGAGTGCATTGCAGGCTTATTTATTCGCTTTACAGTTGCTTCTGATAAGAAACTACAGCTTCTTTCTGCAGAATTAGGAGTGATTCCTTTGCTTGTGAAGTTGCTGTCAAGTGGGTCAGTGGTTGCCAAATGTAGAGCAGCAACCTCACTAGCTCAGCTGTCACAGAATTCTCTAGCTCTGCGAAAGTCCAGAAAATCAAGGTGGACATGTATCCCTCATTCTGCAGAGGCTTTTTGCGAAGTCCATGATGGCTATTGCATTGTTAAAAACACATTTTGTTTGGTCAAGGCTGGTGCTGTCTCTCCACTGATCAAAATATTggaaagagaagaaagagaagctGATGAAGCTGTTCTTGATGCACTTGCAACTCTCTTGCAAGATGAAATTTGGGAAAATGGAAGCAACTACATAGCCAGAATGTCAGTTTTCCAAGCAATAATAAAAGTCTTGGAATCAGGTAATGTAAAGGCTCAAGAAAAAGCACTATGGATATTAGAGAGGATATTTAGAATTGAGGAACACAGAACTCAATATGGAGAATCTGCACAGGTTGTGCTCATTGATCTTGCACAAAATGGGGATCCGAGATTAAAATCATTGGTTGCAAAAGTTTTGGCACAGTTAGAGCTCCTGCAACCTCAATCTAGTTACTTCTAA
- the LOC110613851 gene encoding LOW QUALITY PROTEIN: CSC1-like protein At3g54510 (The sequence of the model RefSeq protein was modified relative to this genomic sequence to represent the inferred CDS: substituted 1 base at 1 genomic stop codon), with the protein MKPESLIASAAINFGLAFIVLSLFSIFKKQPSNAPIYYARRLSKRHHIPFYHSFTFSRFIPSVSWIRRAFRVTEDQILQIGGLDALIIIRLFKFGINFFGVCSVIGLVILLPVNYGGQDEPSRVSLSMDSFTISNVIRGSNRLWVHFICLCFVSFYGLYLLYKEYDAILIQRIQRLQDLRHRPDQFTVLVRQIPLCVXHKDYDCSVDHFFSKFYPESYHSHQMLYDGREIENRLKQGKNITKKIEEFRGRSTVKKHGKECLLNDSTGEGFLKITLLEEKVQETSHEIRRLQGEDMLKEKELPVAFATFKSRCGAALAAQSQQHPHPLIMITEMAPEPRDVSWRSLAIMHKFLPLYKIGIIVLAALLTIFFAVPVTAVQGIAKFEKLKKWFPPAMAIELIPGVSSILTGYLPSAFLRGFLYIVPFTILGMSQIGGSISKSKAEIKACNMVFCFLVGNVFFLSLISGSLLDEIGESVSHPKNYPSHLASAVSAQADFFMTYILTGGLSGFSLEILQPGMFLLDSILLHICGRGKDENPYLFSLPYFRIIPSVSLSILIGMVYAVVSPLLLPLLVGYFCLGYIVYVNQIEDVYESVYETCGRYWPYIHHYIFIAIILMQITMIGLFGLKSKPAASIATIPLLLMTIAFNEYCKIRFLPTFCRFTIQDAGKHDELDQKNGQLEVNYEQASNAYRQPSLQPVNWTASDSSFTLPLVSPL; encoded by the exons ATGAAGCCCGAGAGCCTTATAGCATCGGCAGCCATCAACTTTGGGCTAGCTTTCATAGTTCTCTCACTATTCTCCATCTTCAAGAAGCAGCCTTCAAATGCTCCCATATACTACGCCCGTCGTCTATCTAAACGACACCACATTCCTTTTTATCACTCTTTCACTTTCTCTCGCTTCATCCCTTCCGTTTCTTGGATTCGTCGCGCCTTTCGTGTTACTGAAGATCAAATCCTCCAAATCGGTGGTCTTGACGCTCTCATCATAATCAGACTCTTTAAGTTCGG CATTAATTTCTTTGGGGTTTGCTCGGTTATTGGATTGGTGATACTTCTCCCTGTTAATTATGGTGGCCAAGATGAACCATCAAGGGTCTCCCTTTCCATGGATTCTTTTACCATATCTAATGTCATTAGAGGTTCCAACAG GCTTTGGGTGCATTTTATATGCTTGTGCTTTGTATCTTTCTATGGACTTTACCTTTTGTATAAG GAATATGATGCAATTTTGATTCAAAGGATCCAACGACTTCAGGACTTAAGACATCGACCTGATCAATTTACTGTTCTAGTGCGGCAAATTCCATTATGTGTTTAGCACAAGGATTATGACTGTTCTGTTGATCACTTCTTCTCTAAGTTTTACCCTGAAAGTTATCATTCCCATCAAATGTTATATGATGGAAGAGAGATTGAAAATCGTCTG AAACAGGGCAAAAATATTACAAAGAAGATTGAGGAATTCCGAGGGAGGTCCACAGTCAAGAAGCATGGGAAAGAATGCTTACtcaatgactcaacaggagagGGTTTTCTGAAAATTACCCTGCTTGAGGAAAAGGTTCAAGAAACTTCTCATGAGATTCGCCGGCTACAGGGTGAAGATATGCTGAAAGAAAAG GAGTTGCCTGTTGCCTTTGCCACTTTCAAGTCCCGATGTGGTGCTGCATTAGCTGCCCAATCTCAGCAGCACCCGCATCCACTTATAATGATCACTGAAATGGCTCCAGAACCAAGGGATGTCTCGTGGAGGAGTCTGGCAATTATGCATAAATTTTTGCCGCTTTACAAAATTGGAATCATTGTTTTAGCTGCACTCCTTACAATTTTCTTCGCAGTCCCAGTCACAGCTGTTCAAGGAATAGCTaaatttgagaagttgaagaaaTGGTTCCCTCCAGCCATGGCCATAGAGCTAAT ACCAGGGGTAAGCTCCATCCTGACAGGTTATCTTCCAAGTGCTTTTCTGAGAGGATTCTTATATATCGTTCCCTTTACGATACTTGGCATGTCTCAAATAGGTGGGTCCATCTCGAAGAGCAAGGCAGAGATAAAAGCTTGCAATATGGTTTTCTGTTTTCTAGTGGGAAATGTGTTCTTTTTGAGCCTGATATCAGGGTCTTTACTTGATGAAATTGGAGAATCTGTCTCTCATCCTAAGAACTATCCCAGTCATCTTGCTAGTGCCGTCTCTGCCCAA GCTGATTTCTTTATGACATACATCTTGACAGGTGGGCTATCAGGATTTTCTTTGGAGATCCTTCAGCCTGGCATGTTCTTATTGGATTCTATACTTTTACATATATGTGGCCGAGGGAAGGATGAAAATCCTTATCTTTTTTCACTACCCTACTTTAGAATCATCCCTTCAGTCTCCCTATCAATACTGATAGGCATGGTATATGCAGTTGTATCGCCATTGCTGCTACCATTGCTTGTTGGCTACTTCTGTCTAGGCTACATAGTTTATGTCAACCAG ATTGAAGATGTATATGAAAGTGTTTACGAGACATGTGGACGGTACTGGCCATACATTCATCACTATATATTCATCGCGATCATCCTTATGCAAATTACAATGATTGGCCTATTTGGACTGAAGTCAAAACCAGCTGCTTCCATAGCAACAATTCCtcttttattgatgactatagCATTCAATGAGTACTGCAAGATCCGTTTTCTTCCAACGTTTTGCCGTTTCACTATTCAG GATGCTGGTAAACATGATGAGCTAGATCAGAAGAATGGTCAGCTGGAAGTGAATTATGAGCAGGCCAGCAATGCGTACCGGCAGCCTAGTTTACAGCCGGTAAACTGGACAGCATCTGACTCCAGCTTCACCCTGCCATTAGTTTCtccattataa